The DNA window CCTGTGCCGCCTTTGCTCCCGAGGCGCTGTCCGCGCGGCTCTTCGGCCCGATCGAGGATGGCTCGACCACGCTTCCCGCAGTCGAGGAGGCCCGGGGCGGGACGCTTTGCCTCGAGGATGTCGAGGCGCTCTCGCCCGCGTTGCAGGCGCGTCTTCTGACCTTCATCAACGAGCAGGGCAGCCCCGCCGAGACCCGGATCATCGCGGTGTCGAACCTGCAGGAGCAGGACAAGACCGTCGAGGACGTGCTGCGGCCCGATCTGTTCTACCGGCTGGCGGCGATGAGGATCACGCTGCCGCCGCTGCGCAATCGGGGCGAGGACATGCTGACGCTGTTCAACCGGCTCAGCGAGCAGTTCTCCGAGGAATATGGCTGCGACGCGCCCGAGGTCACGGCACAGGAAGCGGCCCAGCTGATGCAGGCACCCTGGCCGGGCAATGTGCGTCAACTGATCAACATCGCCGAACGCGCGGTGCTGCAGAACCGGCGCGGCTCGGGCACCATCGCAAGCCTGCTGATGGCCGATAACGAGGCCAGCCAGCCGGTGATGACCACCGAAGGCAAACCGCTGAAAGAATATGTTGAGGCTTTCGAACGCATGCTGATCGACAATACGATGCGGCGTCACAAGGGCTCGATCGCGGCGGTCATGGAGGAATTGTGCCTGCCGCGGCGGACGCTGAACGAGAAGATGGCCAAATACGGTCTCAGCCGCGCCGACTATTTGTGACCGCGGAGGGTGTGGAAAAAGGCATTGTCTTTGACCGCTTCCACCCGCTAATGTCATCCTGCAGAGGGATGCGCCGCCCCGCGGCCGCTCTGCAGGATTTTGAGTTTCGCTGTTTTTTCGCGCGGCGTCGGGCGCCTGATGCCCGGTACCCGCAGGAAACAGACCGATAGGGCCGGTTCCGGCCCACCGCATTCCGGCGCGGAAATGACGCCGGGACAACCGAATGGATGCCGCTTCCGCGGCATCGGAGACGAACCGCGATGGAGCGTGCACAGATGACGAGGCAGGGACGCAGACGGCTTGACGCCGCCGCCCGGGCCTCGCTTGCACGCCTTGACGCCCCAACAAGTCACCCATCAAGCCATTCTGCCCCGCCGGGGCCGAGCGACTTGCCGTGGTGCAAAGAGATCCAATGGCAAAGAAGATGCTCATCGACGCCACCCACGCGGAGGAAACCCGCGTGGTCGTGGTGGACGGAAACAAGGTTGACGAGTTCGATTTCGAGACCGTCAACAAACGCCAGCTTGCTGGCAATATCTACCTAGCAAAGGTCACGCGGGTCGAGCCGTCCTTGCAGGCGGCCTTCGTCGATTATGGCGGCAACCGCCATGGTTTCCTCGCCTTCTCGGAAATCCATCCCGACTATTACCAGATCCCGGTCGCCGACCGCGAGGCGCTTCTGGCCGAGGAGCGTGCCCTGGCCGAAGAGATGGAGGACGATGAGGGCGAAAGCGACAAGCCCAAGCGTCGCAGCCGCTCGCGCCGGAAGCCGCGCGCGGACAAGCCCGCTTCTGCCGCGCCGGAGACTGCGTCCGGGGAAGACGGGGCCGGGGAAGACGGGACCGAGAGTGACGCCGGAGAGGCGGAGGACCGCGAACAGGATGCCGCGGCCGCCGCTGACGTTCCGGCCGCGGAAGACGAGAGCCGGCCGGCCGAAGCTGCTGCGGAAGCCGAGGCCGAGGATGCCGGCCCCGCCGGCGATTCCGAGGAGGATGAGGACGGGAAGGACAACGACCCGCCGCCCTCGGTCATGGCCATGGCCGCGCATAGCGACGATCCGGTCGAGAGCCGCGAGCCGAGCGGTGGCATTCCCGGCATGGATGTCGTCGACCTGGGCGATGACGAGGACGGCGAGGAGCCGGTCGAGGCGGAGGACACCGCCGAGACCCGCAAGTCCTCCTCGCGCCGCCGCCGTCGCAGCCCGCGCAGGAAGACCGACGAGGCCGATGACGCCCCGGCGTCCGTCTCTGATGAGGCCGAGGAAGACGGCCCCGAAGAGGTCCACCATGACGACCAGATCGAGTCGGTCGCCGAGGAGGACGTGCATGAAGAGATCCGCCCGCGCAAACCGCGTGCGCGTCGTTACAAGATCCAGGAAGTGGTCAAGGTCCGGCAGATCATGCTGGTCCAGGTCGTCAAGGAAGAGCGCGGCAACAAGGGCGCGGCGCTCACCACCTATCTTTCGCTGGCCGGGCGCTACTGCGTGCTCATGCCCAATACGGCGCGCGGCGGCGGTATCAGCCGCAAGATCACCAATGCGGTCGACCGCAAGAAGCTGAAGGAAATCGCCTCCGAGCTCGACGTGCCGGAAGGCGCGGGCCTGATCATCCGGACCGCGGGCGCCAAGCGCACCAAGTCCGAGATCCGGCGCGACTACGAATATCTGCAACGGCTCTGGGAACAGATCCGCGAACTGACGCTGAAATCCGTCGCGCCCGCCCCGATCTACGAGGAAGGCAATCTGATCAAGCGCTCGATCCGCGACCTCTACAGCCGCGAGATCGACGAGGTTCTGGTGGAAGGCGAGGGCGGTTACCGCCTGGCCAAGGACTTCATGAAGATGATCATGCCGTCCCATGCCAAGAACGTGAAGAATTACACCGATCCGATGCCGCTTTTCGCGCGCTATCAGGTCGAGAGCTATCTCAGCTCGATGTTCAATCCGGTGGTGCAGTTGAAATCCGGCGGCTACCTGGTGATCGGCGTGACCGAGGCGCTGGTGGCGATCGACGTGAACTCTGGCCGGGCCACCAAGGAAGGCTCGATCGAGGAAACCGCGCTGAAGACCAACCTCGAAGCCGCCGAGGAGGTGGCGCGCCAGCTGCGTCTGCGCGACCTCGCGGGTCTGATCGTGATCGACTTCATCGACATGGAAGAGCGCAAGAACAACGCTGCCGTCGAGAAGCGCATCAAGGACAAGCTCAAGACCGACCGCGCCCGGATCCAGGTCGGCCGGATCTCGGGCTTCGGTCTCCTGGAGATGTCGCGCCAGCGTCTGCGCCCGGGCATGATCGAGGCCACGACCCAGCCCTGTCCGCATTGCCACGGCACCGGGCTGATCCGCTCGGATGACAATCTGGCGCTGTCGATCCTGCGCCAGATCGAGGAAGAGGGGGTGCGCGGCCGCTCGCGCGAGGTGCTCTTGAAGGCGCCCATCGGCATCGTCAACTTCCTGATGAACCAGAAGCGCGAGCATGTGGCCCAGATCGAGGCCCGCTATGGCCTGTCCGTCCGGATCGAGGCCGATCCCTTCCTGATCTCGCCAGATTTCTCGATCGAGCGCTTCAAGACCGCCACCCGTGCGGTGCCCGAGGTCGTGACCCCGGTGGTCTCTCTCGACATGTCGGACATGCCCGACCCGGTCGAGGAGGAGGACGAGCACGAGGAAGAGACGCCGGTTGTCGCCGCGGCCCCCGTGCCCGCGCCCGAGGGCGAGGACAAGCCTGGCAAGAAGCGCCGTCGCCGCCGCCGGAAGAAGAAAACCCCGCAGGGCGGTGAGGATCAGGGCGTCGAGGCCGGTCAGGACGAGTCCGACGACGCGGATAGCGATGGCGATACCGACGCGGAGGCGCCCGAGGCGGTGACGGCAGAGGCCGCCAACGAGGCCGCTTCTGCTGAAGAAAAGCCCGCGGAAGAGAAACCCCGGCGCTCGCGCCGCAGCCGGTCGCGCGGTCGCAAGACCGAGCGTCCCGAAGCCGGGGCCGAAGCTCGGGCCGAGGAGGCTGTCGCGCCGAAAGCCGAGGAACCTGCAGCGGTCGAAGCCCAGGTTCCTGCAGAGGCGGCGTCCCCGGTAGAGGCCCCCGTGGTCGAAGAAGCCGCTGTGGAAGAAGCCGAGGCCTCGCCCGAAACGGTCGAACTGCCCGAAGCCGAACTGGCCGCGGAGGCGCCGGTCGCCGAGGCTGCTGTCGAGGCCGAGGAAAAGGCGGCCCCCGAGGCGGAGCCCACGCTGAGGCCTGAAACGCAGCCTGAACCGGAGCCCAAAACCGCCGAGGCGTCGAAAGACAGCGTGCCCAAGCGGCAGGGGTGGTGGTCGGTCGGCCGCTGAGCCGCGACCTTTCCGGAGCTGATGATCGAGGCCCGGTTCCCGAAAGGGGGCCGGGCCTATCCTTTCCGTATCAGATAGAGCGTTGCCGTGCCGGTCTCTTCGGTGCCGATCAGGTCGTGCCCGGCTTCGCGACAGAAATGCGGAATGTCGATCACCGCGACCGGGTCGTCGGCCCAGAGCCTCAGCAGATGGCCCGGGGCGAGCCCGTCCAGCGCCTTGCGCGCCCGCAGGACGGGCAGGGGGCATCTGAGCCCCCGCAGGTCGATCTCGATCTCGGCACCCATGCGACCGCGCTTAGGCCCGATGCGCCGACATGTCCACGGCTTTGTGAGAGGGCGGCCAGTGACGAATGGACCGGCTTCCGCTAGGACCGGACCAGAGGCCGACCGACGGAGGGGTGATGTTCGGAATAGAGCTGATCGATGCGGGGTTGCTGCCTGCCATGCTGGTGGCGCTGGCGGCGGGCCTTCTGAGCTTTCTCAGCCCCTGCGTCCTGCCGATCGTGCCGCCCTATCTGGCCTATATGGGCGGGATTTCGATGGGCGAACTGACCGGAGCGGGCGGCGTGCGCAGACGGGCGACGGTGGCCGCGCTTTTCTTCGTGCTGGGGTTGTCGACGGTCTTTCTGCTGCTGGGCTTCACCGCGTCGGCCTTCGGGGCCTTCTTTCTGCAGAACCAGACCCTGTTTGCGCGGATATCCGGGGCCGTGGTGGTCGTCTTCGGCCTGCATTTCCTGCATGTGATCCGGATCCCGCTGCTCGATCGCGAGGTCCGTGTCGATGCGGGCGACCGCGGCGGATCGGCGCTCGGGGCCTATCTTCTTGGGCTGGCCTTCGCCTTCGGCTGGACCCCCTGTATCGGGCCGCAGCTCGGCGCGATCCTGTCGCTGGCGGCATCCGAGGCCAGCCTCTCGCGCGGGACGGTGCTGCTGGCGGTCTATGCCGCCGGGCTTGGCATTCCTTTCCTGCTGGCCGCGCTCTTCATCCAGCGGGCGATGGGGATCATGACCCGTCTCAAGCGGCATATGGCGCTGATCGAGAGGGCCATGGGGGTGCTGCTGCTCGCGGTCGGGCTTGCGCTTCTGACCGGTGCCTTCAGCAGTTTCAGCTACTGGCTGCTTGAGACATTTCCGGGTCTGGCGCGTCTCGGCTGAGGGAGATTTATATATTTGCCAAATGGTTGCTCTGTGAAGCTCGCCTGGAATCTGCGCACGATGCCCAGCCTTGTATCCAGCGCGCGCAGGGCAGGCACTGGTCGGCAGATGGCGACGCGCTCCGGCGGGGGCGGAGATAAGCCGCAGCACTGTCGCGATCATTCCGCGCCGCAAGAAGGCCGGGCTCTGAAAAACCCGAGATGACGGGAGCGATCGTATGACACAACGCCCCGCACGCATAGCGTCAAGCCGTCGCGTCGATGTCTCGCGACGCGCGGCTTTGACCGTCAGTTCGCGGAATGGCCTGTTTCGCGTCACGAAAGCCGTGGGATGAGCCCGTCCGTCGAAAAGGGGGGGCACCGGACGGTTTTGCAGCAGCGTCGCGAAAGTCACGTCCCTGCTTTCTTCTCTCTTTATACTGGTTTTCTTTTATGCAAAACGGAATGCCCCTGTCGTTCCGGAAAGCGCCCACAACCCGAAACGCGTGAATGCCAGAGGCGGGCGCACAACGAACAGGCGATCTTCACAATGAATCCTCTTGGGGTTAACGTGACATTGCGGCCTTGCGTCGCGCGGCGTGCGGCCACAGCTTGGGGCCGGAATCAAGAGGTGACACGATGACGAGACATGCCCCGAGCGCAGCCCTTGCCCTTGCCCTGCTGGCCGGACCGGCGCTTTCGGCACCGGGCTTCGGGCCCCTGATCGACCCTCAGGATCTGGCCGCATCGCTTGACGCCCCCGCACCGCTCGTTCTCGACATCCGCAGCGGTCCCGACGGCGCCGCGCCGGTCTTCGAGGCGGGACATGTTCCGGGCGCGCGCTCTGCGCCTTACGGACTGTTCCGTGGCCCGGCCGAGAACCCGGGGCAGCTGGTCTCGGAGGACCGGCTGACCGAGGTGCTGCGCAGCCTTGGCGTCACCCGCGACCGGCCGACGGTGATCGTGCATCAGGGCCGCGATGCCTCGGATTTCGGTGCCGCCGCGCGGGTCTACTGGACGCTGAAATCGAGCGGGGTCAGCGCGCTTGCGATCCTGAATGGCGGCATGGCGGGCTGGAGCGCGGCCAGGCTTCCGGTCGAGACCGGCCCGGCCCTTGGCCATGCGCCCAGCGATATCGAGGTCAGCTTCAGCCATGAATGGCTGGCCACGACCGAGGATGTCGAGGCCATCGTCGCGGGCAAGGCCGAGGGGGCCCTGATCGACGCCCGGCCCGAAGCATTCTGGGCGGGCAATGCCAAGCATCCGGCCGCGTTCCGGCCCGGCACGCTGCCGCAATCGCGTCCGCTGCCCCATTCAAGCTGGTTCGAGGCCGACGCCCCCGCCCGGATCGCGCCCGAGGCGGCCGCCGGGCTGGCCGCCGCCAATGGCCTCGGCGCTGGCGATGCGCCGGTATCCTTCTGCAACACCGGCCATTGGGCCGCCACCAACTGGTTCGCCCTCAGCGAGCTGGCGGGGATCGAGGGGGTCAGGCTTTACCCTGAATCGATGGTCGGCTGGACCCGCTCGGGCCATGAGGCGGCGAATGTTCCCGGTCCGCTTCGCAATCTCTGGAACCGTGTGAGCGGACGCTACTGATTTCATTGACCCAAGTGAATTGACAAGCCCCATGACATATCGCAGCCAGGCAATGCCCCTTTCCTCCCGTCTTCTCCCCCGTACCGCCGGTCTTGGCCTTCTTGCCCTTGCGGTGCTGGCCGTGGCCGCCATGGCCGGGCCGCGCTCGGGCGCGCTGCTGGCCATCGGGCTTGGCTTCGGCCTCGTGCTGGAAGGGCTGCGCTTCGGCTTCACCGGCCCCTGGCGGCGGATGATCCTGCAGCGCGACGCATCGGGACTGGTGGCGCAGATGGTTTGCCTTGCGCTGGTGGCGGCGGCAGCCTTTCCGATGCTGGCCAACCATCCGGGCGAGCTTCTGGGGGCCCATGCGCCGGTCGGCTTCGCCATGCTCGGCGGCGCCTTCGTCTTCGGCGCCTGCATGCAGATCGTGCTGGGCTGCGGCTCGGGCACGCTGGTCAATGCGGGCTCGGGCAATCTGGTCGCCGTGGTCGCCTTGCCCTTCTTCTGTCTCGGCAGCTTCTTCGGGGCCTATCATCTGCTCTGGTGGACCGGGCTTGGCGCGCTGCCGGTCGCTGTGCTGGCAGGCAGTGACGGGCTGGCGCTGACACTGGTGCTGCTGGCCTCGGTCGCGGGGCTGGCGCTGGCGCTGGCCGATCCGGAAAAGCGCGCGATCCCGGGGCGCTACTGGGTGGCGGCGATCCTTCTGGCGGGGCTTGCGATCCTGCATCTGGCGGTGGCGGGGCAGCCCTGGGGCGTGGTCTACGGCCTCGGGCTCTGGGTCGCGAAGGGCGCGAGCGCGCTTGGCGCCGATCTCTCGGGCTCGGCCTTCTGGACCGCACCCGGCAATGTCGAGCGGGTCCGGGAGAGCGTGCTGACCGATGTGACCTCGCTGACCGATCTGGGGCTGATCGCGGGCGCGGCGCTGGCCGCGTTCTGGCGCGACGGGCTTTCGGGGCGGATCGCCGATCACCCGGCCCGGGCCTGGGTCGCGGTGGTGATCGCGGGCTTTCTGCTGGGCTATTCCTCGCGGCTGGCCTTCGGCTGCAATATCGGAGCCTTCTTCTCGGGCATCTCGACCGGCAGCCTGCATGGCTGGGCCTGGTTCGCCGCCGCCTTCACCGGATCCTGGTACGGCATCAAGCTCCGGCCCTGGCTGGGGCTCGAGGGGCGGTCATGACCCGGCGCCCGGTGGTTCTGAGCCTCCTGGCGGCGGTTGCGGGGTTTCTGGCCTTCGATCTCGCACGCTCGGCCCCGCTCGATCCCTATCTCTCGCCGCCGCTTTTCGCGCTGGGGTCTGGCCAGGCGGCGGGCGGTGCCCATTGCGCGGCCCTTCCCAGCCGCTGAACGAGTCCGATGCCCCCTTGAACCGGCGCAGCACCCGGCCTATCTTCAGCCTGTCTCGCAAGGGACTATGGCGATAAACGCGCCCGTAATAAGCGGATCGGACCCGGGGGCGGTACCCGGCGGCTCCACCAAATATCCCACATTGGCGGGATCATGGGGCCGAAACAGGATCGACGGACGTCTAAAGGGGTTAGCTTTTGCCCGGTGAGCTACCACCGTTATCGGTGCAAGCATGATAGTTGCCAATGACAACCGTGCTCCGGTGGCGCTGGCTGCGTAAGCAGTCCGCAAAACCAAATCTTAAG is part of the Rhodovulum sp. MB263 genome and encodes:
- a CDS encoding cytochrome c biogenesis CcdA family protein yields the protein MFGIELIDAGLLPAMLVALAAGLLSFLSPCVLPIVPPYLAYMGGISMGELTGAGGVRRRATVAALFFVLGLSTVFLLLGFTASAFGAFFLQNQTLFARISGAVVVVFGLHFLHVIRIPLLDREVRVDAGDRGGSALGAYLLGLAFAFGWTPCIGPQLGAILSLAASEASLSRGTVLLAVYAAGLGIPFLLAALFIQRAMGIMTRLKRHMALIERAMGVLLLAVGLALLTGAFSSFSYWLLETFPGLARLG
- a CDS encoding sulfurtransferase TusA family protein, which codes for MGAEIEIDLRGLRCPLPVLRARKALDGLAPGHLLRLWADDPVAVIDIPHFCREAGHDLIGTEETGTATLYLIRKG
- a CDS encoding ribonuclease E/G — encoded protein: MAKKMLIDATHAEETRVVVVDGNKVDEFDFETVNKRQLAGNIYLAKVTRVEPSLQAAFVDYGGNRHGFLAFSEIHPDYYQIPVADREALLAEERALAEEMEDDEGESDKPKRRSRSRRKPRADKPASAAPETASGEDGAGEDGTESDAGEAEDREQDAAAAADVPAAEDESRPAEAAAEAEAEDAGPAGDSEEDEDGKDNDPPPSVMAMAAHSDDPVESREPSGGIPGMDVVDLGDDEDGEEPVEAEDTAETRKSSSRRRRRSPRRKTDEADDAPASVSDEAEEDGPEEVHHDDQIESVAEEDVHEEIRPRKPRARRYKIQEVVKVRQIMLVQVVKEERGNKGAALTTYLSLAGRYCVLMPNTARGGGISRKITNAVDRKKLKEIASELDVPEGAGLIIRTAGAKRTKSEIRRDYEYLQRLWEQIRELTLKSVAPAPIYEEGNLIKRSIRDLYSREIDEVLVEGEGGYRLAKDFMKMIMPSHAKNVKNYTDPMPLFARYQVESYLSSMFNPVVQLKSGGYLVIGVTEALVAIDVNSGRATKEGSIEETALKTNLEAAEEVARQLRLRDLAGLIVIDFIDMEERKNNAAVEKRIKDKLKTDRARIQVGRISGFGLLEMSRQRLRPGMIEATTQPCPHCHGTGLIRSDDNLALSILRQIEEEGVRGRSREVLLKAPIGIVNFLMNQKREHVAQIEARYGLSVRIEADPFLISPDFSIERFKTATRAVPEVVTPVVSLDMSDMPDPVEEEDEHEEETPVVAAAPVPAPEGEDKPGKKRRRRRRKKKTPQGGEDQGVEAGQDESDDADSDGDTDAEAPEAVTAEAANEAASAEEKPAEEKPRRSRRSRSRGRKTERPEAGAEARAEEAVAPKAEEPAAVEAQVPAEAASPVEAPVVEEAAVEEAEASPETVELPEAELAAEAPVAEAAVEAEEKAAPEAEPTLRPETQPEPEPKTAEASKDSVPKRQGWWSVGR
- a CDS encoding YeeE/YedE thiosulfate transporter family protein; this encodes MPLSSRLLPRTAGLGLLALAVLAVAAMAGPRSGALLAIGLGFGLVLEGLRFGFTGPWRRMILQRDASGLVAQMVCLALVAAAAFPMLANHPGELLGAHAPVGFAMLGGAFVFGACMQIVLGCGSGTLVNAGSGNLVAVVALPFFCLGSFFGAYHLLWWTGLGALPVAVLAGSDGLALTLVLLASVAGLALALADPEKRAIPGRYWVAAILLAGLAILHLAVAGQPWGVVYGLGLWVAKGASALGADLSGSAFWTAPGNVERVRESVLTDVTSLTDLGLIAGAALAAFWRDGLSGRIADHPARAWVAVVIAGFLLGYSSRLAFGCNIGAFFSGISTGSLHGWAWFAAAFTGSWYGIKLRPWLGLEGRS
- a CDS encoding sulfurtransferase, yielding MTRHAPSAALALALLAGPALSAPGFGPLIDPQDLAASLDAPAPLVLDIRSGPDGAAPVFEAGHVPGARSAPYGLFRGPAENPGQLVSEDRLTEVLRSLGVTRDRPTVIVHQGRDASDFGAAARVYWTLKSSGVSALAILNGGMAGWSAARLPVETGPALGHAPSDIEVSFSHEWLATTEDVEAIVAGKAEGALIDARPEAFWAGNAKHPAAFRPGTLPQSRPLPHSSWFEADAPARIAPEAAAGLAAANGLGAGDAPVSFCNTGHWAATNWFALSELAGIEGVRLYPESMVGWTRSGHEAANVPGPLRNLWNRVSGRY
- a CDS encoding sigma-54 dependent transcriptional regulator, which encodes MPQAMKIAIVDDEQDMRQSISQWLALSGFDTATYARAEDALKDIGPDYPGVVVTDIKMPGMDGITFLKRLMSQDSSLPVILITGHGDVPMAVEAMRIGAFDFMEKPFNPDRMTELAKRASQTRRLALDNRALRRELGDGSVLVRKLIGSSAVMERLREDILDLGQADGHVLIDGETGTGKTLVAHALHAVGPRAGRKFVQIACAAFAPEALSARLFGPIEDGSTTLPAVEEARGGTLCLEDVEALSPALQARLLTFINEQGSPAETRIIAVSNLQEQDKTVEDVLRPDLFYRLAAMRITLPPLRNRGEDMLTLFNRLSEQFSEEYGCDAPEVTAQEAAQLMQAPWPGNVRQLINIAERAVLQNRRGSGTIASLLMADNEASQPVMTTEGKPLKEYVEAFERMLIDNTMRRHKGSIAAVMEELCLPRRTLNEKMAKYGLSRADYL